A genomic window from Elaeis guineensis isolate ETL-2024a chromosome 3, EG11, whole genome shotgun sequence includes:
- the LOC105041646 gene encoding sulfate transporter 1.3-like produces MMRHYVSDGVENKELDATSLPSSEGQRENPHSVHKVGFPPRRNFFREFKDVLKETLFADDPLRPYKDQTRSRKLILGLQFLFPILEWGREYNFSKLKGDIIAGLTIASLCIPQDIGYAKLANMDPQYGLYSSFVPPLVYAVMGSSRDIAIGPVAVVSLLLGTLLQNELDPVTEKEEYIRLAFTATFFAGITQAALGFLRLGFLIEFLSHAAVVGFMGGAAVTIALQQLKGFLGIRDFTKNSDIISVMKSVWGSAFHGWNWQTILIGSAFLAFLLCAKYIGKKNKRLFWVPAIAPLISVVLSTFLVYVTHAENHGVQIVKHIEKGINASSVRKIYLTGSYAKKGLRIGLVTGMVALTEAVAIGRTFAAAKDYQLDGNKEMVALGTMNVIGSMTSCYVATGSFSRSAVNCMAGCQTAVSNMVMSVVVLLTLELITPLFKYTPNAILASIIISAVVGLIDYEVAFLIWKVDRLDFVACMGAFLGVVFVSVEIGLLIAVSISIAKILLQVTRPRTALLGNLPGTTIYRNIEQYPEATKVPGVLIVRVDSAIYFTNSNYVKERILRWLRDEEEQLEAKQLPRIDFLIVEMSPVTDIDTSGIHALEELHKSLQKHDVQLVLANPGPVVIDKLRLAKFTGLIGDDKIFLTVGEAVMICAPKAREDA; encoded by the exons ATGATGCGTCACTATGTTTCTGATGGAGTCGAAAATAAGGAATTGGATGCAACCAGCCTTCCCTCCTCAGAAGGCCAGAGAGAGAATCCACACTCTGTCCACAAGGTTGGATTTCCCCCTCGGAGGAATTTCTTCAGAGAGTTCAAAGATGTTTTGAAGGAAACATTGTTTGCGGATGACCCTTTACGCCCTTACAAGGATCAAACCAGATCAAGGAAGCTCATACTAGGCCTGCAATTTCTTTTTCCAATCCTTGAGTGGGGAAGAGAATACAACTTCAGTAAGCTGAAAGGAGATATTATTGCTGGACTGACGATTGCTAGTCTCTGCATCCCTCAA GACATTGGATATGCAAAGCTTGCAAACATGGACCCACAATATGGGCTCT ACTCCAGTTTTGTTCCACCACTGGTTTATGCCGTAATGGGTAGCTCAAGGGATATTGCTATTGGACCAGTGGCAGTCGTGTCTCTCTTGCTCGGGACTCTTCTTCAGAACGAGCTTGATCCTGTGACAGAGAAGGAGGAATACATCCGGCTGGCGTTCACAGCAACATTTTTTGCTGGCATCACTCAAGCAGCACTGGGATTCCTCAG ATTAGGCTTCCTCATTGAATTCCTGTCTCATGCTGCCGTTGTTGGATTCATGGGTGGGGCAGCCGTTACAATTGCTCTTCAACAGCTAAAAGGATTTCTTGGAATAAGAGATTTTACCAAGAATTCTGACATAATTTCTGTTATGAAGTCTGTGTGGGGCTCTGCTTTCCATGGG TGGAACTGGCAGACGATACTGATAGGGTCAGCCTTCCTGGCATTCCTTCTGTGTGCTAAGTACATT ggaaagaagaacaagagacTTTTCTGGGTTCCTGCAATTGCTCCATTGATCTCTGTTGTTCTATCCACCTTTCTTGTGTACGTAACACATGCTGAAAACCATGGTGTTCAGATT GTGAAACACATAGAGAAAGGCATCAACGCATCATCTGTTAGAAAAATTTATTTGACTGGTTCATATGCCAAGAAAGGTCTCAGAATTGGACTGGTAACTGGGATGGTAGCTTTGACG GAAGCTGTAGCAATTGGGAGAACATTTGCTGCCGCCAAGGACTATCAGTTGGATGGAAACAAAGAAATGGTAGCACTGGGAACTATGAATGTCATTGGTTCAATGACTTCTTGCTATGTTGCCACAG GGTCTTTTTCACGATCAGCAGTAAATTGCATGGCTGGCTGCCAAACAGCAGTCTCCAATATGGTTATGTCAGTAGTAGTACTTCTAACCTTGGAACTAATCACACCTCTATTCAAATACACCCCGAATGCCATTCTTGCATCTATCATCATATCAGCTGTTGTTGGCCTAATTGACTATGAAGTTGCATTTCTTATCTGGAAAGTTGATAGATTAGATTTTGTTGCCTGCATGGGAGCTTTTCTTGGTGTGGTCTTTGTATCAGTTGAGATTGGCCTGTTAATTGCT gtctcaatatcaatcgctaaGATCCTTCTGCAAGTAACGAGGCCAAGGACAGCTTTACTTGGGAATCTTCCAGGAACTACGATATATAGGAACATTGAACAATATCCTGAGGCTACCAAAGTTCCAGGAGTTCTAATCGTGAGAGTTGATTCTGCCATCTACTTCACCAACTCCAATTATGTCAAGGAGAG GATCCTAAGATGGTTGAGAGATGAAGAAGAACAACTTGAAGCAAAACAACTACCAAGGATCGATTTCTTGATTGTTGAAATGTCAC CGGTGACCGACATTGACACCAGTGGTATCCATGCCTTGGAAGAGTTGCACAAGAGTCTTCAAAAGCACGACGTCCAG CTTGTTCTTGCCAATCCTGGTCCTGTTGTGATCGACAAGCTCCGCTTAGCCAAGTTCACAGGGCTCATTGGCGATGACAAGATTTTCTTGACGGTTGGAGAGGCTGTGATGATTTGTGCTCCAAAGGCAAGGGAAGACGCATGA